A part of Ignavibacteriales bacterium genomic DNA contains:
- a CDS encoding sulfite exporter TauE/SafE family protein, translated as MLTEYEFVIVFLAAVAAGGVNALAGGGTLISFPVLTALGIPPVAANITNTIALCPGYFGGAMAQSNDLKNQKSILITLIPASIMGGLAGGLLLLNTGEKVFGELIPYLILFASILLALQSPLRKWLLKRGGKYTKGLSTKVWMVIPIAIAAVYGGYFGAGLSVIILAVLGLVLDDSLTRLNAVKQVLSLSVNISAAIYFMFLDQVVWAAAVVMSIGALAGGALGGRIAGKIKPDTLRIFVVIIGVAVSIIYFIK; from the coding sequence ATGTTAACTGAATATGAGTTTGTGATTGTCTTTCTTGCCGCGGTTGCTGCAGGAGGAGTGAATGCCCTTGCAGGGGGTGGTACACTCATTTCATTTCCGGTACTTACTGCCCTGGGTATCCCCCCGGTTGCCGCAAACATCACAAACACTATTGCGCTTTGTCCCGGATACTTTGGCGGCGCAATGGCTCAATCCAATGATCTTAAAAATCAAAAATCAATTTTAATCACTTTGATCCCTGCAAGTATAATGGGTGGGTTAGCCGGCGGATTGCTTCTATTGAATACCGGTGAAAAAGTATTTGGCGAACTTATACCTTACTTAATTTTGTTTGCCTCTATACTGCTCGCGCTTCAAAGTCCATTACGAAAGTGGTTACTCAAACGGGGTGGGAAATATACTAAGGGATTATCAACTAAAGTATGGATGGTAATTCCAATTGCAATTGCTGCAGTGTACGGCGGTTACTTTGGCGCAGGATTGAGCGTAATTATCCTCGCAGTTCTTGGGCTTGTGCTTGACGATTCACTTACGCGTCTGAATGCCGTCAAACAGGTCTTATCATTGAGTGTGAATATTTCAGCGGCGATATACTTTATGTTTTTGGATCAGGTTGTGTGGGCGGCGGCAGTTGTTATGTCAATCGGTGCTTTAGCCGGGGGTGCATTAGGGGGCAGGATTGCCGGCAAAATAAAACCTGACACTCTTAGAATATTTGTTGTAATTATCGGTGTTGCTGTTTCTATAATT